A portion of the Micromonospora tarapacensis genome contains these proteins:
- the ahcY gene encoding adenosylhomocysteinase: MTSTLPASASGTSSEARPRTLAEGDYKVADLSLAEFGRKEIRLAEHEMPGLMAIRREFADAQPLAGARITGSLHMTIQTAVLIETLVALGAQVRWASCNIFSTQDHAAAAVVVGPDGTLDAPSGTPVYAWKGETLDEYWWCTEQVLDWPDGQGPNMILDDGGDATLLVHRGAEFEKAGAVPPVESADSEEYAVILGLLHRSLAEDNQRWTRIAASIRGVTEETTTGVHRLYEMHRAGTLLFPAINVNDSVTKSKFDNKYGCRHSLIDGINRATDVLIGGKMAVVLGYGDVGKGCAESLRGQGARVVVTEVDPICALQAAMDGYQVATLDDVVEQADIFITATGCFDVITNEHMARMKHQAIVGNIGHFDNEIDMAGLAKRSDVTRENIKPQVDVWRFDDGHAIIVLSEGRLLNLGNATGHPSFVMSNSFANQTIAQIELFAKTADYPIGVYVLPKHLDEKVARLHLDALGAKLTTLTKEQAAYLGVATEGPFKPDHYRY; encoded by the coding sequence ATGACCAGCACCCTCCCGGCGTCCGCCAGCGGCACGTCGTCCGAGGCCCGGCCGCGCACTCTCGCCGAGGGCGACTACAAGGTGGCGGATCTGTCGCTCGCCGAGTTCGGGCGCAAGGAGATCCGTCTCGCCGAGCACGAGATGCCCGGTCTGATGGCGATCCGCCGCGAGTTCGCCGACGCGCAGCCCCTCGCGGGCGCGCGGATCACCGGCTCGCTGCACATGACGATCCAGACCGCCGTCCTGATCGAGACCCTGGTCGCGCTCGGCGCGCAGGTCCGCTGGGCGTCCTGCAACATCTTCTCCACCCAGGACCATGCCGCCGCCGCGGTCGTCGTCGGCCCGGACGGCACCCTCGACGCCCCCTCCGGCACCCCGGTCTACGCCTGGAAGGGCGAGACGCTGGACGAATACTGGTGGTGCACCGAGCAGGTGCTCGACTGGCCCGACGGGCAGGGCCCCAACATGATCCTGGACGACGGTGGCGACGCCACCCTGCTCGTCCACCGGGGCGCCGAGTTCGAGAAGGCCGGCGCCGTGCCGCCGGTCGAGTCCGCCGACTCCGAGGAGTACGCGGTCATCCTCGGCCTGCTGCACCGCTCGCTCGCCGAGGACAACCAGCGCTGGACGCGGATCGCCGCCAGCATCAGGGGCGTCACCGAGGAGACCACCACTGGCGTGCACCGTCTCTACGAGATGCACCGCGCCGGCACGCTGCTCTTCCCGGCGATCAACGTCAACGACTCGGTGACCAAGAGCAAGTTCGACAACAAGTACGGCTGCCGCCACTCGCTCATCGACGGCATCAACCGCGCCACCGACGTGCTGATCGGCGGCAAGATGGCCGTCGTGCTCGGCTACGGCGACGTGGGCAAGGGCTGCGCCGAGTCGCTGCGCGGCCAGGGCGCCCGGGTCGTGGTGACCGAGGTCGACCCGATCTGCGCGCTCCAGGCGGCGATGGACGGATACCAGGTCGCCACCCTGGACGACGTGGTCGAGCAGGCCGACATCTTCATCACCGCCACCGGCTGCTTCGACGTGATCACCAACGAGCACATGGCCCGGATGAAGCACCAGGCCATCGTCGGCAACATCGGTCACTTCGACAACGAGATCGACATGGCCGGCCTGGCCAAGCGCTCGGACGTCACCCGGGAGAACATCAAGCCGCAGGTCGACGTCTGGCGCTTCGACGACGGACACGCCATCATCGTGCTCTCCGAGGGCCGCCTGCTGAACCTGGGCAACGCCACGGGCCACCCGAGCTTCGTCATGTCGAACTCGTTCGCCAACCAGACGATCGCCCAGATCGAGCTGTTCGCCAAGACCGCCGACTACCCGATCGGCGTGTACGTGCTCCCCAAGCACCTGGACGAAAAGGTCGCCCGGCTGCACCTGGACGCACTCGGCGCCAAGCTGACCACGCTCACCAAGGAGCAGGCCGCCTATCTCGGCGTCGCCACCGAGGGCCCGTTCAAGCCGGATCACTACCGCTACTGA
- a CDS encoding phosphomannomutase/phosphoglucomutase produces the protein MSDLSRIVKAYDVRGTVPDQWDERVAGALGAAFAQLLDATGEPGQAVLIGHDMRASGPALATAFATGVRAEGRAVIEIGLASTDMIYYASGALGLPGAMFTASHNPAQYNGIKMCHADARPVGQDSGLAEIRDRAQALLDKDEPVGEPVAPTERRDLLADYAAHLRTLVDLSGIRPLTVVVDAGNGMGGHTVPSVLGDAALPALPLRIVPLYFELDGTFPNHEANPLDPANLVDLQRAVVTHGADIGLAFDGDADRCFVVDEHGEPVSPSAITALVAARELAKHPGSTVIHNLITSSAVPEIIREHGGVPVVARVGHSFIKAEMARTNAVFGGEHSAHYYFRDFWFADTGMLAAMHTLAALGEQDLPLSTLAAEYERYVASGEINSTVADQAAKVAEVRAAYPDAEADELDGLTLRFPDGAWFNLRASNTEPLLRLNVEAPTAERMTSLRDEVLDRVRR, from the coding sequence GTGTCTGATCTGTCCCGGATCGTGAAGGCGTACGACGTCCGTGGGACGGTGCCGGACCAGTGGGACGAGCGCGTCGCCGGCGCCCTGGGCGCCGCCTTCGCCCAGTTGCTCGACGCCACCGGCGAGCCGGGCCAGGCCGTGCTGATCGGGCACGACATGCGGGCCTCCGGGCCGGCGTTGGCCACCGCCTTCGCCACCGGCGTACGCGCCGAGGGCCGTGCCGTCATCGAGATCGGGCTCGCCTCGACGGACATGATCTACTACGCCTCCGGTGCGCTCGGGCTGCCCGGGGCGATGTTCACCGCCAGTCACAACCCGGCGCAGTACAACGGCATCAAGATGTGCCACGCCGACGCCCGCCCCGTCGGGCAGGACAGCGGGCTGGCCGAGATCCGCGACCGGGCACAGGCCCTGCTCGACAAGGACGAGCCGGTCGGCGAGCCGGTCGCCCCCACCGAGCGGCGTGACCTGCTGGCCGACTACGCGGCGCACCTGCGCACGCTGGTGGACCTGTCCGGCATCCGGCCGCTGACCGTCGTGGTGGACGCCGGCAACGGCATGGGTGGGCACACCGTGCCCAGCGTGCTCGGCGACGCCGCGTTGCCGGCCCTGCCGCTGCGGATCGTGCCGCTGTACTTCGAGCTGGACGGCACGTTCCCCAACCATGAGGCCAACCCGCTGGATCCGGCCAACCTGGTCGACCTGCAACGCGCCGTGGTGACGCACGGCGCGGACATCGGGCTGGCGTTCGACGGCGACGCCGACCGCTGCTTCGTGGTCGACGAGCACGGTGAGCCGGTCTCACCGTCCGCCATAACCGCCCTCGTCGCGGCCCGGGAGCTGGCCAAGCATCCCGGCTCGACGGTGATCCACAACTTGATCACCTCCAGCGCGGTGCCGGAGATCATCCGGGAGCACGGTGGTGTGCCGGTGGTGGCCCGGGTGGGTCACTCGTTCATCAAGGCCGAGATGGCCCGCACCAACGCCGTTTTCGGTGGCGAGCACTCGGCGCACTACTACTTCCGGGATTTCTGGTTCGCCGACACCGGGATGCTGGCGGCCATGCACACCCTGGCGGCGCTGGGCGAGCAGGATCTGCCGCTGTCCACCCTGGCGGCCGAGTACGAACGGTACGTCGCGTCGGGTGAGATCAATTCCACGGTGGCGGACCAGGCGGCCAAGGTGGCCGAGGTTCGGGCCGCGTATCCGGACGCCGAGGCCGACGAGTTGGACGGGCTCACCCTGCGTTTCCCCGACGGGGCGTGGTTCAACCTGCGCGCCTCGAACACCGAGCCGTTGCTGCGGCTCAACGTCGAGGCGCCCACCGCGGAGCGGATGACCTCGCTGCGCGACGAGGTGCTCGACCGGGTTCGCCGATAA
- a CDS encoding aldehyde dehydrogenase family protein → MEPTPFFVAGRPSQGSGEVTVHHPYDGHLVGRTTLATADQVEAAVAAAAGVAATAAGLPAHARAAALDHVSRRLAERADEVAALITAENGKPVKWARAEVARATSTFRWAAEEARRFSGELQRLDTDPAATGRIALVRRVPKGPVLGITPFNFPLNLVAHKVAPAIAVGAPIVVKPAPATPLSALLLGEILAETELPDGIFSVLPLPNERAAELVTDPRLPVVSFTGSGPVGAAIRRSVPEKHVTLELGGNAAALICADWAGDEDLTSAAHRIATFSNYQAGQSCIAVQRVYVHEWLYDGFLPRLVAAVRELRTGDPADPLTDVGPLVSEAAARRVEAWVDEAVTAGATIETGGRRDGATYPPTVLSGVPRDARVYAEEVFGPVLVVDRVTDDTAGFAAVNDSAYGLQAGVFTRRLDVAFAAARTLDVGGVIVGDVPSYRADQMPYGGMKGSGAGREGLRSAMEDYTDPRVTVLTGIEL, encoded by the coding sequence GTGGAGCCAACACCGTTCTTCGTCGCCGGCCGGCCCAGCCAGGGCAGCGGCGAGGTGACCGTCCACCACCCGTACGACGGGCACCTGGTCGGGCGTACCACCCTCGCCACCGCCGACCAGGTCGAGGCGGCCGTGGCCGCGGCGGCCGGGGTGGCCGCGACGGCCGCCGGCCTGCCCGCGCACGCCCGCGCGGCGGCACTCGACCACGTCTCGCGCCGGCTCGCCGAGCGGGCCGACGAGGTCGCCGCGCTGATCACCGCGGAGAACGGCAAGCCGGTCAAGTGGGCCCGGGCCGAGGTGGCCCGGGCCACCTCGACGTTCCGCTGGGCGGCCGAGGAGGCCCGGCGCTTCTCCGGCGAGTTGCAACGGCTGGACACCGATCCCGCCGCCACCGGCCGCATCGCCCTGGTGCGCCGGGTGCCGAAGGGGCCGGTGCTGGGCATCACCCCGTTCAACTTCCCGCTCAACCTGGTGGCGCACAAGGTCGCCCCGGCGATCGCGGTCGGCGCACCCATCGTCGTCAAGCCCGCGCCGGCCACCCCGCTCTCGGCACTCCTGCTCGGCGAGATCCTGGCCGAGACCGAGCTGCCGGACGGCATCTTCTCGGTGCTGCCGCTGCCCAACGAACGCGCCGCCGAGCTGGTCACCGACCCGCGGCTGCCGGTCGTCTCGTTCACCGGCTCCGGGCCGGTCGGCGCGGCCATCCGCCGGTCGGTGCCCGAGAAACACGTCACGCTGGAACTCGGCGGCAACGCCGCGGCGCTGATCTGCGCCGACTGGGCCGGCGACGAGGACCTCACCTCCGCGGCGCACCGCATCGCCACGTTCTCCAACTACCAGGCCGGGCAGTCCTGCATCGCCGTGCAACGGGTCTACGTGCACGAGTGGCTCTACGACGGCTTCCTACCCAGGCTGGTCGCCGCGGTGCGGGAACTGCGTACCGGGGACCCGGCCGACCCGCTGACCGACGTCGGCCCGCTGGTCTCCGAGGCCGCCGCGCGCCGGGTCGAGGCATGGGTGGACGAGGCCGTCACGGCCGGCGCCACCATCGAGACCGGCGGCCGGCGCGACGGTGCGACGTACCCACCGACCGTCCTCAGCGGGGTGCCCAGGGACGCCCGGGTGTACGCCGAGGAGGTCTTCGGGCCGGTGCTCGTCGTGGACCGGGTCACCGACGACACCGCCGGCTTCGCCGCCGTCAACGACTCGGCGTACGGCCTCCAGGCCGGCGTCTTCACCCGCCGCCTCGACGTCGCCTTCGCGGCGGCGCGGACCCTGGACGTGGGCGGGGTGATCGTTGGCGACGTGCCGTCCTACCGGGCCGACCAGATGCCGTACGGCGGGATGAAGGGCAGCGGCGCCGGCCGGGAGGGGTTGCGCAGCGCCATGGAGGACTACACCGACCCGCGGGTCACCGTCCTCACCGGCATCGAGCTGTGA
- a CDS encoding DUF58 domain-containing protein, with protein sequence MTGAVLLLLAVDLALAAPLRALTAERAGDRAVRLGGTATVTVNLRNASGRPLRAVVRDAWVPSAGARPETPPTRVVHVAPGAVLALPNHLTPTRRGDRHTAALTVRSFGPLGLAFRQRNGRPATPPWRLRVLPRFDSRRHLPEKLSRLRVIDGTQVGRGRGPGTEFDALREYVSGDDVRSIDWRASARRAEVLVRTWRPERDRRLICVLDTGRTSAVRLGDEPRLDASIDATLLLTALAARAGDRVEVLAADATTRVSVGAAERPAQWGRLAHALAPLQPALVETDFRRIAGELLRRHRPRSLVVLLTALEPGALGEGLLPVLPRLAARHRVLVAAAQDPVLTRLASEPPRRVEDAYAAAAAWRTLAERDRLTAVLNRHDVTVVDTPAPHLATALADAYLHLKSTARH encoded by the coding sequence ATGACCGGCGCGGTCCTGCTGCTGCTCGCCGTGGACCTCGCGCTCGCCGCGCCGCTGCGGGCGCTCACCGCCGAGCGGGCCGGCGATCGGGCCGTACGGCTCGGCGGCACCGCCACCGTGACCGTCAACCTGCGCAACGCCTCCGGGCGTCCGCTGCGCGCCGTGGTCCGCGATGCCTGGGTGCCGTCGGCCGGGGCCCGGCCGGAGACACCGCCGACCCGCGTGGTCCACGTCGCACCCGGTGCGGTTCTCGCGCTGCCCAACCACCTCACGCCCACCCGCCGCGGCGACCGGCACACGGCGGCGCTCACCGTCCGCTCGTTCGGGCCGCTCGGCCTGGCGTTCCGGCAGCGCAACGGCCGGCCCGCCACGCCACCGTGGCGCCTACGGGTGCTGCCCCGCTTCGACTCCCGCCGGCACCTGCCCGAGAAGCTGTCCCGGCTGCGGGTCATCGACGGCACGCAGGTCGGCCGGGGACGCGGGCCGGGCACCGAGTTCGACGCCCTCCGCGAGTACGTGTCGGGCGACGACGTGCGCTCCATCGACTGGCGGGCCAGCGCACGGCGCGCCGAGGTGCTGGTGCGCACCTGGCGGCCGGAACGGGACCGGCGGCTGATCTGTGTGCTGGACACCGGGCGCACCTCGGCGGTGCGGCTCGGTGACGAGCCCCGGCTGGATGCGTCGATCGACGCCACGCTGCTGCTCACCGCGCTGGCGGCGCGGGCCGGCGACCGGGTGGAGGTGCTCGCGGCGGATGCCACGACCCGCGTCTCGGTCGGCGCCGCCGAGCGACCGGCGCAGTGGGGCCGGCTGGCGCACGCGCTGGCCCCGCTGCAACCCGCGTTGGTCGAGACGGACTTCCGCCGCATCGCGGGCGAGCTGCTGCGCCGGCACCGCCCGCGCAGCCTGGTGGTGCTCCTCACCGCGCTGGAGCCCGGTGCCCTCGGCGAGGGCCTGCTGCCCGTGCTGCCGCGGCTGGCCGCCCGGCACCGGGTGCTGGTGGCTGCGGCACAGGACCCGGTGTTGACCAGGCTTGCCAGCGAGCCGCCGCGCCGGGTCGAGGACGCCTACGCCGCGGCTGCCGCCTGGCGTACGCTCGCCGAGCGCGACCGCCTCACGGCGGTCCTGAACCGGCACGACGTCACCGTGGTCGACACCCCCGCCCCCCACCTGGCCACCGCCCTCGCCGACGCCTACCTCCACCTAAAATCCACCGCCCGCCACTGA
- a CDS encoding Trm112 family protein: MALDPQLLEILACPDTHHAPLDYDAQAQTLTCTECGRIFEVRDDVPVLLLDEARGPAERS; encoded by the coding sequence GTGGCCCTCGACCCGCAGTTGCTGGAAATCCTCGCCTGCCCGGACACACACCATGCACCGCTGGACTACGACGCGCAGGCCCAGACGCTGACCTGCACCGAGTGCGGCCGGATCTTCGAGGTCCGCGACGACGTGCCGGTGCTGCTGCTGGACGAGGCGCGCGGCCCCGCGGAGCGGTCGTGA
- a CDS encoding RDD family protein yields MSTAPLPWTAPTWGDAGLVSGEAVHLDVRAARIGSRVLALLLDVLLQLVAGLLLAALFGLVLATLPYGMVDAAAEQALLTIGLVLLLVGYPVLFERLNHGRTPGKAAVGLRVVSVDGAPVGFRQSLTRALVGVAVEWPGLVLPLLSWVAGVTVMLSDARGRRLGDLVAGTLVVHTRAATRWRPVPATVPVLAGWAYTLDLSRLDAHLTLAARQYLARAHRFSEPARGELARRLWREVAAVTTPPPPPGLPEPVYLAAVLGERHRRARRVLAGERAFTAALWPQLGSAPVQDRPDEPATAPPVPQARTGIRPSVPVTGVEQPPGRL; encoded by the coding sequence GTGAGCACAGCACCGCTCCCGTGGACCGCACCGACCTGGGGTGACGCCGGGCTGGTCAGCGGCGAGGCGGTCCACCTGGACGTGCGGGCCGCCCGGATCGGCTCCCGGGTGCTCGCGCTGCTGCTCGACGTGCTGCTCCAACTGGTCGCCGGACTGCTGCTCGCCGCGCTGTTCGGGCTGGTCCTGGCCACGCTGCCGTACGGGATGGTCGACGCGGCGGCGGAGCAGGCGCTGCTCACCATCGGGCTGGTCCTGTTGCTGGTCGGCTATCCGGTGCTCTTCGAACGGCTCAACCACGGGCGGACACCGGGCAAGGCGGCGGTCGGGCTGCGAGTGGTGAGCGTGGACGGCGCCCCGGTCGGGTTCCGGCAGTCACTGACCCGGGCGCTGGTCGGGGTCGCCGTGGAGTGGCCGGGCCTGGTGCTGCCGCTGCTGTCCTGGGTGGCCGGGGTGACCGTGATGCTCAGTGACGCCCGCGGCCGGCGGCTGGGCGACCTGGTGGCGGGCACCCTGGTGGTGCACACCCGGGCCGCGACCAGGTGGCGTCCGGTCCCGGCCACCGTGCCGGTGCTGGCCGGTTGGGCGTACACCCTGGATCTGAGCCGGCTGGACGCGCACCTGACGCTCGCCGCCCGGCAGTACCTGGCTCGGGCCCACCGGTTCAGCGAGCCGGCCCGCGGCGAGTTGGCCCGGCGGCTGTGGCGGGAGGTAGCCGCGGTCACCACCCCGCCGCCACCGCCCGGCCTGCCGGAGCCGGTCTACCTGGCCGCGGTCCTGGGCGAGCGGCACCGGCGGGCCCGCCGCGTCCTCGCCGGAGAACGCGCGTTCACCGCCGCGCTGTGGCCACAACTCGGTTCCGCGCCGGTCCAAGATCGACCGGACGAGCCGGCGACCGCTCCGCCGGTGCCGCAGGCGCGTACCGGGATCCGGCCGTCGGTGCCGGTGACCGGCGTCGAACAACCGCCGGGGAGGCTGTGA
- a CDS encoding SUKH-3 domain-containing protein has translation MIDRVQAEQIAAAWARRDSLRLGHECRPAVTEFDLGYVIASTVSVRGGSLPGDLPTTVVDKQTGEVSTWPHVAAEVVARLYRRSRPSGPPVPRAVDPAGQVLREIRRLPTPTTAARLTVDGRTFTAHGAKGDVEVNHHPLVHAYLDGLPAGHLVRGGDRHAELVVVSDVLYAYDHRRVAEGIDPMSLGDARDLLVSARVEVFRVREPGDPHGGPADRPCDSCLDTLVHFQVLPPSEQTHTAPWHPGPTADPSPGRFRPEVASALVAAGWRPRFDDEAVARSAIRDVNAVHGRTHQHPSFPAAAATLTAFPTLTGRRRGPGEEVWISRFDIQPRQVSNTADTLADFAAVIRARLFPIGTEHQHSLIAVDEHGRIFALDQAGEWFLGADIYAALSTLLLGRAPARVRDDGTW, from the coding sequence GTGATCGACCGCGTGCAGGCCGAGCAGATCGCAGCGGCGTGGGCCCGCCGCGACTCGCTGCGCCTGGGGCACGAGTGCCGGCCCGCCGTCACGGAGTTCGACCTGGGGTATGTCATCGCCTCCACGGTGTCCGTCCGCGGTGGTTCGCTGCCTGGCGATCTGCCCACCACCGTGGTGGACAAGCAGACCGGCGAGGTGAGCACCTGGCCACACGTGGCGGCCGAGGTGGTCGCACGGCTCTATCGCCGCAGCCGGCCCAGCGGACCGCCGGTGCCGCGCGCCGTCGATCCGGCCGGGCAGGTGCTGCGGGAGATCCGCCGGCTACCCACCCCGACCACGGCCGCCCGGCTCACCGTCGACGGACGCACCTTCACGGCCCACGGCGCCAAGGGTGACGTGGAGGTCAACCACCACCCGCTGGTCCACGCGTACCTCGACGGGTTGCCCGCCGGTCATCTGGTGCGCGGCGGCGACCGGCATGCCGAACTCGTCGTCGTCTCCGACGTCCTGTACGCATACGACCACCGTCGCGTCGCCGAGGGCATCGACCCGATGAGCCTGGGCGACGCGAGGGACCTGCTGGTCTCGGCCCGCGTCGAGGTGTTTCGGGTACGCGAACCGGGCGACCCGCACGGCGGACCGGCCGACCGGCCCTGCGATTCGTGTCTGGACACGTTGGTGCACTTCCAGGTCCTGCCCCCGTCCGAACAGACCCACACCGCGCCGTGGCACCCCGGGCCCACCGCCGACCCGTCTCCTGGCCGGTTTCGGCCGGAGGTCGCTTCGGCCCTGGTCGCCGCTGGTTGGCGGCCACGCTTCGACGACGAGGCGGTGGCGAGGTCGGCCATCCGCGACGTCAACGCGGTGCACGGCAGGACACACCAGCACCCCAGCTTCCCCGCCGCGGCGGCGACCCTCACCGCCTTTCCGACACTCACCGGCAGGCGTCGGGGCCCGGGTGAAGAGGTATGGATCTCCCGGTTCGACATCCAACCGCGCCAGGTGAGCAACACGGCGGACACGCTCGCCGACTTCGCGGCGGTGATCCGGGCGCGCCTGTTTCCGATCGGTACGGAGCACCAGCACAGCCTCATCGCCGTGGACGAGCACGGGCGGATCTTCGCGCTGGATCAGGCCGGCGAGTGGTTTCTCGGGGCCGACATCTACGCCGCGCTCAGCACTCTCCTGCTCGGCCGCGCCCCGGCCCGGGTACGCGACGACGGCACGTGGTGA
- a CDS encoding cation diffusion facilitator family transporter translates to MSAQGRTRAIVAALLANLGIAVTKFVAYLLTSSSSMLAESIHSVADSGNQALLLLGGKRARRAATPQHPFGYGRERYVYAFIVSIVLFSLGGLFALYEAWHKWSDPHGITSWQWVPVTVLLAAIVMESFSFRTAIKESNLVRGRESWTRFIRRSKAPELPVVLLEDFGALVGLVFALFGVGMTLATGDGRWDAAGTAMIGVLLVTIAVVLAVETKSLLLGEGAEPADVSAIERAVIGGPEVERIIHMKTLYLGPEELLVAAKIAVSRCDSAEEVARGIDAVEARIRAAVPVARVIYLEPDIYRARAEPPAPSGHPGS, encoded by the coding sequence GTGAGCGCACAGGGTCGCACCCGGGCGATCGTCGCCGCGCTGCTCGCCAACCTCGGCATCGCGGTGACGAAGTTCGTCGCGTACCTGCTGACGAGTTCGTCGTCGATGCTGGCCGAGTCGATCCACTCGGTGGCCGACTCGGGCAACCAGGCGCTGCTGTTGCTCGGCGGCAAGCGGGCCCGGCGGGCGGCCACTCCGCAGCATCCCTTCGGCTACGGCCGGGAGCGCTACGTCTACGCGTTCATCGTCTCCATCGTGCTGTTCAGCCTCGGTGGGCTGTTCGCACTCTACGAGGCGTGGCACAAGTGGTCCGATCCGCACGGGATCACCAGCTGGCAGTGGGTGCCGGTGACCGTGTTGCTGGCGGCGATCGTGATGGAGTCGTTCTCCTTCCGCACCGCCATCAAGGAGTCGAACCTGGTCCGGGGCCGCGAGTCGTGGACCAGGTTCATCCGCCGGTCCAAGGCGCCGGAGCTGCCGGTGGTGCTGTTGGAGGACTTCGGCGCGCTGGTCGGTCTGGTCTTCGCCCTGTTCGGCGTGGGGATGACCCTGGCCACCGGGGACGGCCGGTGGGATGCGGCCGGCACCGCCATGATCGGCGTGCTCCTGGTGACCATCGCGGTCGTGCTGGCCGTGGAGACCAAGAGCCTGCTGCTCGGGGAGGGGGCCGAGCCGGCGGACGTCTCGGCCATCGAGCGGGCGGTCATCGGCGGCCCGGAGGTCGAGCGGATCATCCACATGAAGACGCTGTACCTGGGGCCGGAGGAACTGCTGGTGGCCGCGAAGATCGCCGTGTCGCGGTGCGACAGCGCCGAGGAGGTGGCCCGGGGCATCGACGCGGTGGAGGCGCGGATCCGGGCCGCGGTGCCGGTGGCCCGGGTCATCTATCTGGAGCCGGACATCTACCGGGCCCGGGCCGAGCCGCCGGCGCCGTCCGGGCATCCCGGGAGCTGA
- a CDS encoding stage II sporulation protein M gives MDLDAYVAEHSGEWRRLDQLCGRRRLDAAEIDELVALYQRAATQLSVLRSRSPDPALVSELSQVVLRARARLTGRPRPSWAAGWRFLLVGFPGALWRAAPWWCAVAAVFTLLTFTLMGFVADNPETAAAFIGDEEAAELVESGFAGYYTEFSAPTFAFHLWTHNAWLAAKCLAAGVLIVPVGYLLWQNVVNIAVVGGVMISYGRADVFFGLITPHGLLELTGVFVAAGVGLRIGWAWIAPPEELTRGQAVARAGRDGVLVALGLVGLFAVAAVIEAFVTPAPWPVAMRIAVGTAAWLTFLTYVVVLGPRATAARRHSVDHEVGGDFDLRSTR, from the coding sequence GTGGATCTCGACGCGTACGTCGCGGAGCACAGCGGGGAGTGGCGCCGCCTGGACCAGCTCTGTGGCCGGCGGCGGCTCGACGCCGCCGAGATCGACGAGCTGGTCGCGCTCTACCAGCGGGCCGCCACCCAACTGTCGGTGCTGCGCAGCCGCTCACCCGATCCTGCCCTGGTCAGCGAGTTGTCCCAGGTGGTCCTCCGGGCCCGGGCCCGGCTCACCGGCCGGCCCCGCCCGTCCTGGGCGGCCGGGTGGCGGTTCCTGCTGGTCGGCTTCCCCGGCGCCCTCTGGCGGGCGGCGCCCTGGTGGTGCGCGGTGGCGGCGGTCTTCACCCTGCTCACCTTCACCCTGATGGGGTTCGTCGCGGACAACCCGGAGACGGCGGCGGCGTTCATCGGCGACGAGGAGGCCGCCGAACTGGTCGAGTCCGGCTTCGCCGGCTACTACACCGAGTTCTCCGCACCGACGTTCGCCTTCCACCTGTGGACGCACAACGCCTGGCTGGCGGCCAAGTGCCTGGCGGCGGGAGTGCTGATCGTGCCGGTCGGCTACCTGCTGTGGCAGAACGTGGTGAACATCGCCGTGGTCGGCGGGGTGATGATCTCGTACGGCCGGGCGGACGTCTTCTTCGGCCTGATCACCCCGCACGGGCTGCTGGAACTGACCGGGGTGTTCGTGGCCGCCGGGGTGGGGTTGCGGATCGGGTGGGCGTGGATCGCACCGCCGGAGGAGCTCACCCGGGGCCAGGCGGTGGCCCGGGCCGGGCGCGACGGCGTCCTGGTCGCCCTCGGCCTGGTCGGTCTGTTCGCCGTCGCGGCCGTGATCGAGGCGTTCGTGACCCCGGCGCCGTGGCCGGTGGCGATGCGGATCGCGGTGGGCACCGCCGCCTGGCTGACCTTCCTCACCTACGTCGTCGTGCTCGGCCCCCGAGCCACCGCCGCCCGCCGACACTCCGTCGATCATGAGGTTGGCGGGGATTTCGATCTCCGATCCACCCGCTAA